The genomic segment AGGAGAGCAGATAGGTGATGATAAAGACCCAATCAATCGCTGTAGCCGTGGGACGCAGATTACTGAGTGCCTCCATATTCAGACGCGGAACGCCCATCGACCAAATATAGGTAAGTCCGTAGAGTCTCCAGAAACCACCATCCACGCTTTCGTCTGGTAGAAGTGCGTCCCCTCCATCAGCAATGAAGGCGAGAGATGAGGGACGTTTGTAAAGTTTACCGGGCCCCTTTTGCAGCAGCGCATACAACTGCGTTCGGGATTTCAATTCGGTCTGAGACGCGTTAACCTTCTCGGAATACTTCCGAACTCGCTCCGGATGTGTCTGAAGATGTACAATTGCGTTGGTGCCCATCAATGCCACAAGAATGAGCGTGGTTAAGGCAAAGCGGAGACTCGTGAGATGGTCTAAAAGTTCGCGTGTAACAATATGCCAAATCATTCTTTTACTGTTCCTTGCGGTTCGATTAGAGCGGCTGTGGAAAGGACGATTTTCTCCGTATATCCAGCCCGGCCCGTTGGTTGGGCTTACATGCCTTGGTCCTATCCGTACCTAACTGAAACCTGATAACTGTAGTAAAGTCTATAATTACTTGGACATCACAGAGAAATAGTTTTCGGTCTTCAGTTGCCAATTGTCGGTTAAAAGAGGATGCCGTTAAGCGATAACCTCTTAACTGACGACTCTCACTGCAAGGCAAACCGATAATTGATAACTATTCTACACTTCGATTTTCATAAAAATCAAAAATGTTACCATGAATAGAACGAGATTGGTGCATAACAATAGCAGCAATGCAGGCAAGGCACGTTGTGCGTTAATGCCGACATCTGCACGCTCAAAGCGAAAGCCGGGCAAAATCGACCAGTCTATGGTCCTTTGTTGATTTGTTGAAAACCACTGTAGACTCGCGAAGACATCTCTGTCATGAAAGGTGTCAATGAGGGTACGTCGGTATGCCTGCGCGGTTTGGATATAATCCGTCATGCCGTCTAAATCGGTGCCTGACCACGCGGCAGTAGCAAACGTGTAGAGACTCGCTGGACTGAGTTTCATGAGACGTTCATCCCACTGTGCTTGCCGGACAGATGTCTGCGTCACCAGCTGCTGACCGACGAAACCGACCTTTTCGGCATTCCGGATTTGCAGTGGCGCGGCGAATGCATAATAACGGCGGAAGTGTGGCACTAAAGGGTGTGCTGTATTTTTCAATTCAAGATTAACTCGTGGGAAGTCCCCGAGGAGGAAATATCCGGCTCCACTAAAGAGATCTGAAATCCCTTCGGTTCTTCCAAAAACCGGCGGCTCTCCCTTAAGAGGACTGCTCACCAAGAATCGATCTCGTTCTCTATCTGCCTCTCCCCGAATTTGTGCTATCTGCTGATCGGCGGATCTTTTTTCTCCACGCATGTCGCCCACTGGATTCAGGGCAAAGCGGCTCCAGTTTGGATAGACGAGTACCAAAACTACGTATATGAACATGCAGAGCATCAGAGACGTGGCAGCACGGCGGGTTGTTGTGGAAATGAGTAAACCGATCAGGTAGAAAACCGACAGGTAGACGATTGTTGTCAAAACAATGCCGCCAATTCGCAGAAAATCATCCGTACTGAATTGCACAGAACGCGCGAAGGAACACTGAATCAATGCAAGCAGTAGGCTCATCAACACTGGAAGCAGCAGGCAAACCATCGCCGCGAGATATTTGGCAAGCAAGACCTTCCCTCGCCCGACAGGGTGTGAGAGCACCAAACGCAAAGTGCCGGTTTCCCAATCTCCCGCAACGGCATCATAAGCAAAAAGCAGGGACAGTAGACTCAACACAACCTGGAAGATAAAGACAAGATCTATCCGTGAAAAGAGATGCAGATATGGGTTATTTAAACCGAGCGGTGCCCCGGGACTTGAGACGGATGGGACGCTGCCAAACACCCACTGTTCTTCCGCTGGCCTAACATCAACTATGGGATTTGAGAGGGCTGGTACACTGTCAAACGCTATGTTGATATCATTGCCAAAACGCGCTTCTAAGCCGGCACTAAAAAGACTCAGGGGATTGGGAGGACGCTGAACCTTCAACTTTAAGACCGAATAAGTAGGTGTCGTGGCGACGCCTTCTTGATTCACCGCTTCTCTCTGACTATAGTCGGCGAGACGTTCTTCGTGTGCACCAATCAAGACAAACGTATTGGCAACAACCAATAAGAGTGTAATGATAACCGCAGCAAAAAAACGCGCGCTCATCAGATGGGTCAAAAGTTCTTGACGTATCAGGGTTAGGAACATCATCTAAGTTAAAAATTCATTAGGAATCGTTGTACTGGGGTAGTCCTTGTTTTCATCTCGATTCAAAATGGGTTCAGGGATGTCGTCATTCCAATAGTCTGGAATAGTGTTTGGACGGCGAATCCATACGAGAAGCATTGTGCGTCTTTTGTCCGTATGGTTTTTGCGCGCCGAATGCAAAAGGCGTGCGTCTCGCATCACTAACGAACCTGCTTTCACACAAACATCCATCTGATCCGGATGGTCCCTGAACATCACAGAATACTTTTCCTTAGATTCTGATCCAGGTTTTAGGACATTACCGAGTTTGCTTGCCTGGAGAAGTTTGTCGTGCAAATCAATGCGCTTGCGATGTGTACCCGGAATAACCTTTAAACAGCCGTTTTCTGGTGTTGTATCAGTGAGATAATACTTCATAAAGATATCTTGCGGCCAAGGCGCGCAACTAATTGGATCGTTCCAATAGTACCAATCTTGATGCCAATAGAGTGGAGGTGCTCCAGGATCTTTCGTCAGAATAGTAATACCTACGGGGGCTGTGAAATCGCCAAACTCCATTTCTTCTAATACCTTGAGAGTGGGTTGCCATTGTAATAGTTTCTGAACGAGCGTATTGTCTTTGCTTGTAACTTGTAGATGATGCCCATGGTATCTGGTGTGGTCTGGTGGCACATAATTAGCGAGAAGTTGTTCTGATTTGTCACGAAGTTCCTGCAAAAATTCGTCTGTGAGAATATTGTCGATGACACAGAAACCATCGCGAATCATTTGCCCTCGTTTTTGTAAAGCGATTTCAGAAGTCATTAAAGTTCTCCATACAGTTTATTTGGACCTATCAACAATAAACACGTCATTGTTGTTTTGGATCGTTGGATGCCGCGAATTGTAAGTGATACAACCGAGCATAAAGCCCACCTTGCGTCAGTAGTTCCTGATGCGTACCTGCTTCCACAATTTTACCGTTTTCCATCGCAAGAATCACATCGGCATTTAGCACGGTAGACAATCGGTGTGCGATCACAAATGAAGTCCTTCCCTTCATCAACCGCTCTAAGGCTTCTGTAACGACCCGCTCCGTCTCCGAGTCGAGTGCGGAAGTGGCTTCATCTAAAAGGAGAAGTTTCGGATTCCGAATGAGCACACGAGCGATAGCAATCCGTTGACGTTCGCCGCCGGAGAGCCTGATACCACGTTCGCCTATCTCCGTGGCGTAGCCATCTTTAAGTTGTGTGATAAAGCCATGGGCATTTGCGGCAGTGGCAGCGGCAATAATATCTTCCTTTCTCACGCGCTCTGGGTGTCGTGCCCCCATTCGGATGTTTTCCTCAATTGAACCCGAGAAGAGGTAAGGGTCTTGAAATACTGTGCCCATCTGGGAGCGCAGGACACGCAAGTTGAGTGTTGTGATATCATGTTCATCAATATAGATACATCCTTGGGTGGGTTCGTAGAAACGCGGAATGAGGTTGAGGAGTGTGCTTTTCCCCGCTCCGCTTGGGCCCACAAGTGCAACAAGTTGGCCGGGCTGCACCTCAAAGGTAACGTTCCCTAAGACAGGCTCCGTCTCATTATAACGGAAAGTGACATCTTCAAATCTGACCTTCCCCTGCAAGTTAATACCCGTGATGCCGTCTTGGGTTTCAGTCGGGTTTTCCTCAAGGAAAGCGAACACCCGTTTTGCGCCTTCCCCGGCTCGCAGGAGTTTTTGATATTCATTTTGGCATCGATAGAGTGGAAAGGTGAGCAGATTCAAATAACGGGTTGCCATCCAAAAAAAACCGACACTGATGTCTCCATCGATCACCATTTTTCCGCCGATGAGAAAGAAAAGCGGATTGCCCAACCAAGAGGCCAGCGGACCGAGTGCTGTCAGTCCTCCTATAACTGCTTGACGGACTTCTGCACGGACAAGGGTGTTTAGGGAACCACCGATGAACCCCATGTCTCGCATTTCATGTCCGAGGGATTTAATCTCTCGCGAGCCCGCAATCCCCTCTTGAAGCCGGGAGGAAATACTTTCTCTTTCCTGTAAGACCTGCTTTGAAGCGTTTTGCACAGGTCTTCGGAAAAGAACTGGAAGATACACCACAGCGAGCGTAAACGGAATACTAAAAAGCCCCAACCACGGATTCACCCAGAACACGACCACCAGAGTGATAACAAATTCAACCCCGCCGGCGACAATCCATCCGCTCGCCAAAATCCCTTCTGCGGCGGACCCTGTATCCGTATTGACGTAAGCCATGATCTGTCCCGTTGTGTGGTTATCGTAGAAACGGCAGGGCAGGAACCGCAGATGTTGGTAGACCTTCAGCTGCATATCCCGGCGGGTTTGCCCTGTAATCTTGGACACAAAATATCCCGTTCCAAGACTTGTCAGATAAGTCACAAGGGCAATCCCAAACCACACGCCTACAAGGAGAAATAGATAGTCAGCATCTTTTTCACCAAAGACGCGATCCAGAAATTGGCCTTCCACCCACGGGGTGAATAGGAAGAGCCCCCGGGACCCCGCGTAGACGAGCAGGCACAGCAAGGCTAACCCCCAATACGGTTTGAGAGCACCCAACAAGCGGACCGCAATTTTACCACTTCCTAAATTCTGTTCCATTCTCAACACCTTCAATAATCTTGTCCGCTCGAAACGCTATCCGTTGCTATTATAGTAGATTTCAGAGTATATCTGCAGACTTGAAAAACTTTTGCTGTATTGACTCCGTGGGTTCCTACCGAGTTAAATATTTTCCAGGGATATTAGATTGCGGATATTCTGCGTTATGGTCACGATTGGTTACAGGTTCAGGAATCTCATAATCCCAATAATCCGGTATAGTGTCCGGTCGGCGGTGCCATGCGAGAAGTAGGGTGCGGCGTTCATCAGTATAGTTTTTTCGCGCTGCATGCAAAAGTCTCGCGTCTGTCAAAACCAATGAACCTGCGCTAACGCAGACATCCACCTGATCCGGATGGTTATTAAACATAAACGGATAGTCTTCCTCGGCAAACTGAAACCTGTCGCCTAAAATCTCACCCTTTTGCACAAGAATATCGTGAAAATCAATCCGTTTGCGATGGGTACCGGGAATGACCTTTAAACAACCGTTTTCCAGATTTGTGTCGGTAAGATAGTAGTTAAGAAAAATCTGTTGTGGCCAAGGTGTGCAACTCATCGGGTCATCCCAATGGTACCAGTCTTGATGCCAGAAGAGGGGTGGGGCTCCTGGATCCTTCGTAAGGATGATGATACCGCCGAGTGCTGTGAAATCTTCAAATCCGATTGCTTCTAATGCCTTCCGTGAAGGCTGCCACTCTAATAACCTATGTATATGTTCGTTTTCATCACTACTGACATTTATATAGTGTCCATGGTACATCTGTTTTTCTAATTGTACGTTTTCCGCGATCAGCCGTTCCGATTCTTCACGGAGTTCCTGCAAAAATTCATCTGTGAGAATGTTATTTATCACACAGAAGCCATCGCGAATCATTTGTTCTCGTTTTTGTAATGCGATTTCGCTGAGCATTGTAATTTCCTTTTCAAAGTGAGATGCTTAGGAATCCATGATCATTGTACAGAGGACACAGATATGTCCTTCCTCACCAATCGGTTTAACAACGAGAGGTTTCATCGCATTCGTGAACGCCAGCGATACAGACTCCGTTTCAATATGTGAGAGTGTCTCTATGAGCAGCTGCGCATTCAGACCGATACGGACGCTTCCAGTGCCAGACTCGGCTGCTAACGTTTCATCTATTTCATCTGTCTCAGAGGTTTTCGCCGAGATCCGAATCTGTTGCGGATTGATTTCTAAACAGACCAGAGCGTTTTTCGGATTTGCCCGCGAAAAAATTTCACGCGTTGTGTCCATAATAGATGCTTTCGGCACCACGACATGCCCCTCAAAAGATTCTGGAATGATCCTATCATACTCTGGATATTTAGCGTCCACCAGTCGGGTCGTCAGCGTGGTGTCTGCATCCGCGAAGAGGATTTGGTCTTCAACAAGTGAAATCTTTATCTCTGGGGCGTTGGCAAAGGCGCGTTCAATTTCTTTGACGGCTTTGAGTGGGACGATGAACCCATCTTTGTCCTCAGATAACTTGAGCGGTTCACAGTGTGCGAGAGCAAGTTGTATACCATCGGCTCCAACGACTTCGGTTCTATCCTCAAGAAGGTTAAAATAGAGCCCGTTTAGGCAGGTCTGTCGGGCTTTCTTTGTGGGCGCAGCAAATTCAGTTTTGTAGAGGACAGACCGCAGGGTTTCTCCATCAATAGTGAATGCGCTTTCATCAACGCAAGGGAGTTGTGGGAATTCTTCATCAGAAAGTTCGACGATTTTATTAACGCTATCTGCAGAAATGATTTCAACACGGTTGTCTGCCGTTTTTGCCAAATCTATCGGTTTCTCAGCGGGTAACCTTTTGACAATATTCTCCAATTCTTGGATGGAGATAACGATCGCGCCTTCTTCATTGACAGTCCCGTCAACCTTCATTCTAATGCCGATTTCCGCATCCGTTGCCATACACTCAATCGTGCTCCCTTCCGCTTGGATGAGAACATTTGAAAGAATCGGCGCGGTATTCCGCTTACTCGCGACACTCCCCAGTGTTTGTAGGGACGACAAAAGGTTGTCTCTTTGAAAAGTTAACTTCATCTGAATACCTCCGTTCAAATGTTTGGGGTAGCGATCTTCTGATTCAATTGTGATACCTAATACTTCTCGGATTATAGATTCGTATTTCTTAAGTTGCTGCCTCGCGCGGCGGATCCTACTTTTAATGGTGTTTTCAGATACGCCAAGGAATTCGCCTATTTCTGCAGATGTCATCTCTTCAAAGTAGTGGAGCGTGATAACCTTGCGATCGTTCTTCTTCAACTTCGCTATCAGTTTTTCGACGAGGTCGCGCTGCGCTTCAGCAGCTATTTTCGCGTGTTCTGATGCAATATATCGGGAATACGGTTCTGTTTCTATTCCTAATATGCAGATTTCTTCAAGGGGTTCCGTCTGTAACCTGTTCTTTCGGAACCATGCGATACACAGATGATGCACAATTGCATAGATCCACTTTGAGAACAGTGTTGGATCTTCTAAGGTTTCCAGTTTCTGATAGACTTGCAGGAAAGTCTCCTGCGTAATATCTTCAGCGATCTGAAAATCCCCGATTTTCCGCCGTGCGAATGCGTGGACCTGCCCTTGGTACTTTCTAACCAAACTCGCGAAAGCGTTTTCATCACCGGTAAGGATACGTTGAATCAAGGCGACATCATCGTTTCTCATCGTCTCTTATCTCCAAAAAGACTATTTCATCAATGGAACTAATAGCGTTTCCGTATTCGTGAATAGATAGGTCTGCATACCTCAAAGAGGCACCCTATCAATTCACTTCCCTATAGTGACGCGAATTCGACAAAAAAAGGTGCATAATTCTAAGAGGTCCGTATGAATTCAGAACCGAGATGTGAAATTGTCCTAAAGCACCCAATATTAATGACTTAGAATATAGTTTTAATTACGACTTATGCCAGTTGTTTTCACGGTGCCTTTGTGAACCAATGTTTGGAACATTCCTTGATAAAACTCAAAGACCTCGTTCGCGCATAAGCAAAACGCTATAAAACAAAATTATCTAGCACAAATCGTTATAGATACAATTTAAGCGCGAAAAGGTTGCATTATTTAAACCAATAGAGGTCTTATGCCAAATTCATGTTTTTTAGTTTTGGGAGGCTTATGCCATTTGTGAAGAGAGTCTTTGCGAATACCACACGTGCATTCGCTGGGGTGCCATCTTCTGTCATAGTACCCCCGCCTAAAGGCAGGGGGCTTGTTAAGAAACAAGCCCTATCGGTCTACCGATAAGTTTCTCGTTTCACAGAGGTTGGTAACCCAACGCTCTCCACGATGGGCGCAAGCCGCCCGTAAGAGTATGTTTGTCGCAGCGTTGTGGTCTCTATCCATAGAGTTGCCACAAAAACTACAATCAAAAGTGCGTATCGCCAACGAAAGTTTCTTTGCCGACTTCTGACCACAACTCGAGCATGTTTGCGAAGTGTTCTTTGGGGCCACTTGGTGGAAATGGAAACCGTCTCTTTCGGTTATGTTTCCAGCCCACTCAAAGAAGATACCCCAAGACGCATCGGAAATGCTCTTGCTGAGGTGTTTATTCTTAACCATATTGGCAATGCTCAAGTCTTCAGCGACAAGGACGTTATTTTTCTGATGATGAAAAAGTTTGTAGATTATTTTTCCGATAAAGTCTTTGCGTTTGTTAGCAGTCCGTTCATGGTGCAACGCAGTCGCACGCACGGCTTTCTGCCAACGTTGGCTACCTTTCTTTCGGCGTGCCATGGTCTGGTTGTGCTTGTGCAGCAGTCCTTCTCCTTGACGATACCAGCGGGGGTTATCTGCCTTTTCGCCTTCGGAAGTCGTCAAGTAATGGGTCGTTCCCATATCAACAGCAATCACTGCTGTCGGTTCAACTTTCGGGGTATCTGGTATATCGCAAACGATATGGGCATACCAACCCGACGCTTTCTTGACGAGCGTGACTGCCTTCGGATCGCCTTGAAGCGGACGGGGCATGCGTATCTTGACTTCACCAAGTTTTGGCACTTTCAAGCGATTATGGCGAAAATCGGTTTCTATTATAGGATTTTGACGGACACGAATAAATCCGCTTGTCGCTTTATCCTTGACTTTGTGTTTTCGCAAGCACCACGTCAGAGAACGCACGCGCG from the Candidatus Poribacteria bacterium genome contains:
- a CDS encoding ABC transporter permease subunit; its protein translation is MMFLTLIRQELLTHLMSARFFAAVIITLLLVVANTFVLIGAHEERLADYSQREAVNQEGVATTPTYSVLKLKVQRPPNPLSLFSAGLEARFGNDINIAFDSVPALSNPIVDVRPAEEQWVFGSVPSVSSPGAPLGLNNPYLHLFSRIDLVFIFQVVLSLLSLLFAYDAVAGDWETGTLRLVLSHPVGRGKVLLAKYLAAMVCLLLPVLMSLLLALIQCSFARSVQFSTDDFLRIGGIVLTTIVYLSVFYLIGLLISTTTRRAATSLMLCMFIYVVLVLVYPNWSRFALNPVGDMRGEKRSADQQIAQIRGEADRERDRFLVSSPLKGEPPVFGRTEGISDLFSGAGYFLLGDFPRVNLELKNTAHPLVPHFRRYYAFAAPLQIRNAEKVGFVGQQLVTQTSVRQAQWDERLMKLSPASLYTFATAAWSGTDLDGMTDYIQTAQAYRRTLIDTFHDRDVFASLQWFSTNQQRTIDWSILPGFRFERADVGINAQRALPALLLLLCTNLVLFMVTFLIFMKIEV
- a CDS encoding phytanoyl-CoA dioxygenase family protein; protein product: MTSEIALQKRGQMIRDGFCVIDNILTDEFLQELRDKSEQLLANYVPPDHTRYHGHHLQVTSKDNTLVQKLLQWQPTLKVLEEMEFGDFTAPVGITILTKDPGAPPLYWHQDWYYWNDPISCAPWPQDIFMKYYLTDTTPENGCLKVIPGTHRKRIDLHDKLLQASKLGNVLKPGSESKEKYSVMFRDHPDQMDVCVKAGSLVMRDARLLHSARKNHTDKRRTMLLVWIRRPNTIPDYWNDDIPEPILNRDENKDYPSTTIPNEFLT
- a CDS encoding ABC transporter ATP-binding protein — its product is MEQNLGSGKIAVRLLGALKPYWGLALLCLLVYAGSRGLFLFTPWVEGQFLDRVFGEKDADYLFLLVGVWFGIALVTYLTSLGTGYFVSKITGQTRRDMQLKVYQHLRFLPCRFYDNHTTGQIMAYVNTDTGSAAEGILASGWIVAGGVEFVITLVVVFWVNPWLGLFSIPFTLAVVYLPVLFRRPVQNASKQVLQERESISSRLQEGIAGSREIKSLGHEMRDMGFIGGSLNTLVRAEVRQAVIGGLTALGPLASWLGNPLFFLIGGKMVIDGDISVGFFWMATRYLNLLTFPLYRCQNEYQKLLRAGEGAKRVFAFLEENPTETQDGITGINLQGKVRFEDVTFRYNETEPVLGNVTFEVQPGQLVALVGPSGAGKSTLLNLIPRFYEPTQGCIYIDEHDITTLNLRVLRSQMGTVFQDPYLFSGSIEENIRMGARHPERVRKEDIIAAATAANAHGFITQLKDGYATEIGERGIRLSGGERQRIAIARVLIRNPKLLLLDEATSALDSETERVVTEALERLMKGRTSFVIAHRLSTVLNADVILAMENGKIVEAGTHQELLTQGGLYARLYHLQFAASNDPKQQ
- a CDS encoding phytanoyl-CoA dioxygenase family protein; protein product: MLSEIALQKREQMIRDGFCVINNILTDEFLQELREESERLIAENVQLEKQMYHGHYINVSSDENEHIHRLLEWQPSRKALEAIGFEDFTALGGIIILTKDPGAPPLFWHQDWYHWDDPMSCTPWPQQIFLNYYLTDTNLENGCLKVIPGTHRKRIDFHDILVQKGEILGDRFQFAEEDYPFMFNNHPDQVDVCVSAGSLVLTDARLLHAARKNYTDERRTLLLAWHRRPDTIPDYWDYEIPEPVTNRDHNAEYPQSNIPGKYLTR
- the dnaN gene encoding DNA polymerase III subunit beta; the protein is MRNDDVALIQRILTGDENAFASLVRKYQGQVHAFARRKIGDFQIAEDITQETFLQVYQKLETLEDPTLFSKWIYAIVHHLCIAWFRKNRLQTEPLEEICILGIETEPYSRYIASEHAKIAAEAQRDLVEKLIAKLKKNDRKVITLHYFEEMTSAEIGEFLGVSENTIKSRIRRARQQLKKYESIIREVLGITIESEDRYPKHLNGGIQMKLTFQRDNLLSSLQTLGSVASKRNTAPILSNVLIQAEGSTIECMATDAEIGIRMKVDGTVNEEGAIVISIQELENIVKRLPAEKPIDLAKTADNRVEIISADSVNKIVELSDEEFPQLPCVDESAFTIDGETLRSVLYKTEFAAPTKKARQTCLNGLYFNLLEDRTEVVGADGIQLALAHCEPLKLSEDKDGFIVPLKAVKEIERAFANAPEIKISLVEDQILFADADTTLTTRLVDAKYPEYDRIIPESFEGHVVVPKASIMDTTREIFSRANPKNALVCLEINPQQIRISAKTSETDEIDETLAAESGTGSVRIGLNAQLLIETLSHIETESVSLAFTNAMKPLVVKPIGEEGHICVLCTMIMDS
- a CDS encoding transposase — protein: MRLTFKYPVYPTKTQETTLLAWFDHLCELQNSARNNRKYAYEEEGRFVSQGEQQALLTTAREKYDDFREVPQDFQVSVLKRVDKAFDAFRRRCQEGAEKKGYPRYKTRVRSLTWCLRKHKVKDKATSGFIRVRQNPIIETDFRHNRLKVPKLGEVKIRMPRPLQGDPKAVTLVKKASGWYAHIVCDIPDTPKVEPTAVIAVDMGTTHYLTTSEGEKADNPRWYRQGEGLLHKHNQTMARRKKGSQRWQKAVRATALHHERTANKRKDFIGKIIYKLFHHQKNNVLVAEDLSIANMVKNKHLSKSISDASWGIFFEWAGNITERDGFHFHQVAPKNTSQTCSSCGQKSAKKLSLAIRTFDCSFCGNSMDRDHNAATNILLRAACAHRGERWVTNLCETRNLSVDR